The Aspergillus fumigatus Af293 chromosome 3, whole genome shotgun sequence region GTTttgagaccgaggaggatgagggcgaGGAGAAATTCCGGCGGGCTGGCGCTGAGGTAGAAGGTTGCTTGGGCGAGGGGGCTGGTGGGCGCTGCGCGGTACCGGTAGATGCTGTGCTCGAGGCTGTAGCAGATGACTAGCATGCCCGCCAGGGACATGAAGCCTGCGATCTTGAAGCGGAGGTCTGTGGCGAGAGGCTGGGCGCGCAGCGCGGTGAGTTCTGGGCTGCGCTGCAGCTCGATGCCTGTCCAGCTGCGGGGGATGGTCAGGAAGAAGTTGGCTAGGGCGAAGACGTAGAAAAGGATAGGAAGGAGGGATTCCTGGCGGCGTCGACTGCTGCGCTTTGTGAAGGCGTAGGGGTCGCGGTCGAGGATCTGGCGTTCTTGCCAGGAGGCCCTGTTTATCGTCAGTACAGAATTCTTTAGAATTTTGTGTGCCGAAAGTGATGTATACCAGTGTCGCACAGCCTCCCAGACTGCCGCCATGAGGCCTGGGGTCATCAGAGTGTAAAAGACACTTTGCAGAATTAACGAGGGTCCCTGAATATGGCTACGGTCTACGTCCACGGTCATGATGCAGCTGACCAGTCCGCAAGCAGCGACAAACAATAGCCACAGCCACTTGAGTCGACGGCCCATCGTGCGACCAGGTAGATACTTGCGTCCGTGTTTTTGCAGATTGAACATGGTGAGGAACATGGAGACTGCAAAGAACGCGGTGAAGGCCATCCCGATCGAAGCATGTCGGCCTATGCCGTGGATGGGCGCGTAGCAGGAGATACCATTGACAAAGGTGCCGTTCTCATCCATGCGAGGCTGAAACTCTTGGAACGCCAGATAGCAGTCTGTGCCATTGGAGAGCGTGCCGTTGCTGTATAGCGTGTAATTGTACAAGCCCAACGTTGTCCGGTTCAGATGGACTTCGTTGACGATTACGTCCGTCGCGTTGTCTCCCGGCTCATATGGAGTCGCTGCTCGAATGTGAAGGATAGTCATGATGCTCGGATGGGcctcctttctctcttcctatGGAACGTCCAACACCGCTGGTGTCCTCAATCGAGGTACATTGATCCTGTCGTGAACATAGCGGACAGAGACTGATAAGAACAGGTGGAACATGTTCAATCGATGAAAGAACAGATCTGGGCTACGAGGACGAGAGCGGAAGTACCGGAGGTTGACGGTGTGATGACGAGGGCGAGGTGGTATTCGGGGGAGTCAATGATGATATGACAGCTGGAAACCATGCGTTTCGCTGGTGCGTGCTGGCCGCACTCCATACACCAGGTGTAAGCCGCCTACAAAGCTTCAAGTGAGTGACTTTGAATCCATCACCGTTACTGCATCTGACAGTTTGGTCCCATTGCAAGTTATGATGATCCTTAGGCAAAAAAAGCATAAACCTTACGATGcttcttatcgataagacAGTATTGCTATCGATAACCTTTACCTCTTTGAGGTTGCCGTGACTATTTGCCTGCACGACTTTCAGCATCCATCTTTCAAGGATGATTTTTAAAGGAACTGAGTAATGGAATCATCCGGCTGATGAATCATATGCACTGACACCTCAAAGCAACGCACACACCGTACGAGTACATGGTAGTGGCAAGACAGACGATCTCCTTGTGAGGCATATTCAACTACCATTGGTTCTGCAGTTGACTGTGAGGGATTACCTGTGTGACCTGCAAGGAACTGCTGAGCTATCTGTTTGTGCCCCATGCTCCCTAGCTGAATAGCTTGGATCCTGTCTCGACCTTGAGGGAGGCATTATGTCCATGATGTGCCTGCCA contains the following coding sequences:
- a CDS encoding DUF2434 domain-containing protein; this translates as MTILHIRAATPYEPGDNATDVIVNEVHLNRTTLGLYNYTLYSNGTLSNGTDCYLAFQEFQPRMDENGTFVNGISCYAPIHGIGRHASIGMAFTAFFAVSMFLTMFNLQKHGRKYLPGRTMGRRLKWLWLLFVAACGLVSCIMTVDVDRSHIQGPSLILQSVFYTLMTPGLMAAVWEAVRHWASWQERQILDRDPYAFTKRSSRRRQESLLPILFYVFALANFFLTIPRSWTGIELQRSPELTALRAQPLATDLRFKIAGFMSLAGMLVICYSLEHSIYRYRAAPTSPLAQATFYLSASPPEFLLALILLGLKTGYAIAAAFDWSVSPLRVAVSQGLLYGLGVAPALLIIVLFNAVGFCELNEDKALIVQRGELDSALATDADLLGRKRWWESRWLHGGDRNRNRDRDRDRSSSREQLDRYVEMGILAPHGKGDGEDKDGSAGAAGAEAAPRVTTRTASDASSSSESGFVTVTVASPGQQRADR